The following proteins come from a genomic window of Loxodonta africana isolate mLoxAfr1 chromosome 19, mLoxAfr1.hap2, whole genome shotgun sequence:
- the LOC100676467 gene encoding zinc finger protein 596-like isoform X2 translates to MISFQHICRKDTPTIMALQRYLSGENTFECNDLGGDFTHSLTLTQDVLNHMGKKHNTSKEFGKFLPDQSSFNQHKQIHSRSKSYECHLCGKAFIQSSGLKQHIRTHTGEKPYECHICGKAFSNFSGLTQHYRTHTGEKPYECHVCGKAFSTNSNLRQHGRIHTGEKPYVCHLCGKAFTNCADLIQHNRIHTGEKPYVCHLCGKAFIQSSGLKQHNRTHTGEKPYECHICGKAFSNFSDLIQHNRTHTGEKPYECHLCGKAFSNCSHFRRHERSHTGAKPYECHICGKAFSRSSNLRLHERIHTGEKPYGCHLCGKAFSQCSDLRNHEKTHTGEKPFECHVCGKAFSRSSNLRLHERIHIGEKPHVCQLCGKGFTQYSDLRNHEKTHTDEKPYKCHVCGEAFTFCSDLRHHENSHTIYVINVNESSALALTFQHPTESHIEGTLCL, encoded by the exons atgatatcCTTTCAACATATCTGTAGGAAGGACACACCAACCATCATGGCACTG CAGAGATATCTCTCTGGAGAGAATACCTTTGAATGCAATGATTTGGGAGGAGATTTCACTCACAGCCTTACATTGACTCAAGATGTGTTAAATCACATGGGAAAGAAACACAATACCAGCAAAGAATTTGGAAAGTTCCTTCCTGACCAATCATCGTTTAACCAACATAAGCAGATTCACTCCAGGAGTAAATCATATGAGTGTCATctatgtgggaaagcctttattcaaaGCTCTGGCCTTAAACAACACATTAgaactcatactggagagaaaccatatgAATGTCATAtatgtggaaaagccttcagtAATTTTTCTGGCCTCACTCAACACTATAgaactcacactggagagaaaccatatgAATGCCATgtatgtgggaaagccttcagtaCAAATTCTAACCTTAGACAACATGGgagaattcacactggagagaaaccttatgtaTGTCACctatgtgggaaagccttcacgAATTGTGCTGACCTTATACAACACAATagaattcacactggagagaagccATATGTATGTCATCtttgtgggaaagcctttattcaaaGTTCCGGCCTTAAACAACACAATAGAACTCACACCGGAGAGAAACCATATGAATGCCATAtatgtggaaaagccttcagtAATTTTTCTGACCTTATACAACACAATAgaactcacactggagagaagcCATATGAATGCCATCTCTGTGGAAAAGCTTTCAGTAATTGTTCTCACTTTAGACGACATGAGAGAAGTCACACTGGAGCAAAACCATATGAATGTCATATatgtgggaaagcttttagtAGAAGTTCAAACCTGAGACTACATGAGAGAATTCATACTGGGGAAAAACCTTATGGATGTCACctctgtgggaaagccttcagtcaGTGTTCTGACCTTAGAAATCATGAGAAAACTCACACTGGAGAAAAACCATTTGAATGTCATgtatgtgggaaagccttcagtaGAAGTTCTAACCTGAGACTACATGAGAGAATTCATATTGGAGAGAAGCCGCATGTTTGTCAGCTATGTGGGAAAGGCTTTACTCAATATTCTGACCTTAGAAATCATGAGAAAACACACACTGATGAGAAACCATATAAATGCCATGTATGTGGGGAAGCCTTCACTTTTTGTTCTGACCTTAGACATCATGAGAACAGTCACACTATATATGTAATAAATGTGAATGAGAGTTCAGCCTTAGCTTTAACATTTCAGCACCCAACAGAATCACACATAGAAGGAACACTATGTCTGTAA